A single window of Aspergillus oryzae RIB40 DNA, chromosome 8 DNA harbors:
- a CDS encoding uncharacterized protein (predicted protein) translates to MTKSLPRIACFHGGGSKGAIYEVQCSQLAGLLKNDFQFVFFDGPFESGPGPGVLPAFRDYKPFRSWFKKDGSEIEQSDGSGYDISGRDGVERVWKLMEAAGPGGEWVGVMGFSQGTRITGGLLLDQQRRTAFGELGNTPKLKFGVLCMGAGAPMVSEIGHQMADTGSTDLVKIPTLHVHGLKDMFLALGRQQHATYYESGTSKVYDVDYHHAMPWYKHEVQRLAELIRELYRESTGY, encoded by the exons ATGACCAAGTCACTACCGCGCATCGCCTGTTTTCACGGTGGCGGGTCCAAGGGCGCCATCTACGAGGTTCAATGCTCCCAGCTGGCCGGACTGCTGAAAAACGACTTCCAAttcgttttcttcgatgGTCCTTTCGAAAGCGGACCAGGACCAGGCGTTCTGCCCGCTTTCCGTGACTATAAACCTTTCCGGTCATGGTTCAAGAAGGATGGATCGGAAATCGAGCAGAGTGATGGGAGTGGATACGACATCTCGGGGCGGGACGGTGTGGAGCGCGTTTGGAAACTGATGGAGGCGGCGGGTCCCGGTGGAGAATGGGTGGGTGTAATGGGATTCAGTCAGGGCACCCGCATCACCGGTGGACTATTGTTGGACCAACAGCGGAGGACAGCATTTGGGGAACTGGGAAATACTCCGAAGCTGAAGTTTGGGGTGCTGTGTATGGGTGCGGGTGCACCCATGGTGTCGGAGATTGGTCATC AGATGGCCGATACGGGATCGACGGATTTAGTGAAGATACCCACGCTACATGTGCATGGACTGAAGGACATGTTTTTGGCATTGGGAAGGCAACAACATGCGACGTATTATGAGTCGGGTACATCAAAGGTATACGATGTTGATTATCATCATGCCATGCCTTGGTATAAGCATGAAGTCCAGCGATTGGCAGAGTTGATCCGCGAGTTGTATCGAGAGTCCACTGGATACTGA